In Ignavibacteriales bacterium, a single window of DNA contains:
- the glgP gene encoding alpha-glucan family phosphorylase: protein MRKGSLVKKNDKDVKAILKRLDTLASNLWWSWNPRAQEIFKEFSPLIWEATNHNPIAIRKQFSETELCARLGDKDFLERLLSVLESFEDYMDAKHITGKKSKAQVAYFCAEFGLHECLPFYSGGLGILAGDHVKSASDLGIPLIGVGLFYRQGYFSQHIDPNGNQLENYPTTDPANVPVELVLDQSGKPLICSVTIGTSVVHFQGWKVNVGRCKIYLLDTDVPENDEHFRGLTALAYGGDVNTRIRQEIVLGIGGVRFLRALGISPSVFHMNEGHAAFLTLELYREQLLKNIPKQKAKQIVRDQCIFTTHTPVPAGHDRFPADLIEFTLKPFADWMKISIKELMRCGQTVNMEEKGEFVMTILGLKFSRAANGVSDKHGQISRLMWSDLYPGVKASKVPIGHITNGVHITSWTTCRSWEFWERHNSHKWKDHLNDPKFWKHVTNPKIVSDEELWALRYEQRRDLIEFIRSRARNKKTIGGAVGEEALYRLLSFDALTIGFARRFAPYKRALLLFSDLVKAQELFDDPRRPIQIIFAGKAHPRDNDGKEFLNRVIAMTHNPPFLGKVIFLENYDMNVARHMIAGCDIWLNNPRRPLEASGTSGQKIAINGGLHLSILDGWWSEAYNGKNGWAIGEKVKDSYSPEEIDKRDADSLYQILSNELIPTFYQRDKNGIPRKWVDRIRNAMRTIIPVYNTHRMVMEYSKKYYFPKK from the coding sequence ATGAGGAAAGGTAGTCTGGTGAAAAAGAATGATAAAGATGTGAAAGCAATTTTAAAACGACTCGATACCCTGGCATCTAACTTATGGTGGAGCTGGAATCCCCGTGCGCAGGAAATATTTAAAGAGTTTTCACCTCTTATATGGGAAGCGACCAACCATAATCCAATCGCGATACGAAAACAATTTTCCGAGACCGAGTTATGTGCCCGCCTTGGCGACAAAGATTTTCTTGAACGACTGCTATCGGTGCTCGAGAGCTTTGAAGATTATATGGATGCAAAACATATCACAGGAAAAAAATCCAAAGCACAAGTTGCATATTTCTGCGCTGAATTTGGTCTTCACGAATGCTTGCCATTTTATTCAGGCGGTCTCGGTATTCTTGCGGGCGATCATGTTAAATCGGCGAGCGATCTCGGCATCCCTTTAATCGGTGTTGGGTTATTCTACCGCCAAGGTTATTTCAGCCAGCATATCGATCCTAATGGAAATCAGTTGGAAAATTATCCAACAACCGATCCTGCTAACGTTCCAGTTGAGTTGGTTCTGGATCAAAGCGGTAAACCGCTTATCTGCAGCGTAACGATAGGAACAAGTGTAGTTCATTTTCAGGGATGGAAAGTTAATGTTGGTCGGTGCAAAATATATTTGCTTGATACCGATGTACCCGAAAATGATGAACATTTCAGAGGTCTTACTGCACTCGCATACGGTGGAGATGTCAATACAAGAATCAGGCAGGAAATTGTTCTGGGGATTGGCGGTGTCAGGTTCCTGCGAGCACTGGGAATATCTCCTTCGGTATTTCATATGAACGAAGGTCATGCTGCATTTCTTACGCTTGAATTGTATCGCGAACAGCTTTTAAAAAATATTCCTAAACAAAAAGCGAAACAAATCGTTCGTGATCAATGTATTTTTACCACTCACACACCCGTACCAGCAGGACATGACAGATTCCCCGCCGACTTGATTGAGTTCACACTGAAACCGTTTGCCGACTGGATGAAAATCTCTATTAAAGAATTGATGCGATGCGGGCAAACCGTGAATATGGAAGAGAAGGGTGAGTTTGTAATGACCATATTAGGTCTAAAATTCTCGCGTGCCGCCAACGGAGTTAGCGACAAGCATGGGCAGATATCGCGTTTGATGTGGAGCGATTTGTATCCGGGAGTAAAAGCGAGTAAAGTGCCGATTGGTCATATTACAAATGGAGTGCATATAACAAGCTGGACAACCTGCAGGTCGTGGGAATTCTGGGAGAGGCATAATTCGCACAAATGGAAAGATCATCTCAATGATCCGAAATTCTGGAAGCACGTTACTAATCCTAAAATAGTTTCTGATGAAGAATTGTGGGCACTGCGATACGAGCAACGACGCGATCTAATCGAGTTTATACGCTCGCGAGCACGGAATAAAAAAACAATCGGAGGAGCCGTTGGCGAAGAGGCGTTGTATCGACTTCTATCGTTCGATGCGCTGACGATAGGATTTGCCCGGAGATTCGCGCCATACAAACGGGCGTTGTTATTGTTCTCTGATCTTGTAAAAGCACAAGAACTTTTCGATGATCCTCGACGACCAATTCAGATAATATTTGCCGGGAAAGCACACCCGCGTGATAATGATGGGAAGGAATTTCTGAACCGTGTAATTGCCATGACCCATAATCCGCCTTTCCTCGGAAAAGTGATATTTCTCGAAAATTATGATATGAATGTCGCGCGACATATGATCGCGGGGTGCGACATTTGGTTAAACAATCCAAGAAGACCGTTGGAAGCGAGCGGAACCAGCGGACAAAAAATTGCAATCAACGGTGGACTGCATTTAAGCATTTTAGATGGTTGGTGGAGTGAAGCCTACAACGGGAAGAACGGATGGGCAATCGGAGAAAAAGTTAAAGACAGCTATTCTCCGGAAGAAATTGATAAGCGCGATGCCGATTCACTCTATCAGATATTGAGCAATGAGCTTATCCCGACATTTTACCAACGCGATAAAAATGGGATTCCACGAAAATGGGTAGATAGAATCAGAAATGCCATGCGAACGATCATTCCCGTTTACAACACTCACCGAATGGTGATGGAGTATTCGAAGAAATATTATTTCCCGAAAAAATAA